The following proteins are co-located in the Manihot esculenta cultivar AM560-2 chromosome 7, M.esculenta_v8, whole genome shotgun sequence genome:
- the LOC110618514 gene encoding ras-related protein RABE1a isoform X1, producing the protein MQEERKCSHVTSAERDKGVPNSLGTIFASLPLSVSLLLGQPNEGIRFVWRITMAAPPARARADYDYLIKLLLIGDSGVGKSCLLLRFSDGSFTTSFITTIGIDFKIRTVELDGKRIKLQIWDTAGQERFRTITTAYYRGAMGILLVYDVTDESSFNNIRNWICNIEQHATDNVNKVLVGNKADMDESKRAVPTSNGKALADEYGIKFFETSAKTNLNVDEVFFSIAKDIKQRLAETDSKADPQTIKVNQPDQAAQTSGCCG; encoded by the exons ATgcaagaagaaagaaaatgtaGCCACGTAACATCCGCGGAGAGAGACAAGGGAGTCCCAAACTCGTTGGGGACAATCTTTgcatctctccctctctctgtctctctcttgCTTGGCCAACCTAACG AGGGAATTCGATTCGTTTGGAGGATAACGATGGCTGCACCACCAGCAAGGGCTCGTGCTGATTACGATTACTTGATTAAGCTTCTCTTGATTGGGGATAGCG GTGTCGGGAAGAGTTGTCTGCTACTGCGTTTCTCTGATGGTTCCTTTACAACCAGTTTCATTACCACTATTGG CATTGACTTTAAAATAAGAACAGTCGAGCTTGATGGAAAACGAATCAAATTGCAAATCTGGGATACGGCAGGTCAGGAGCGTTTTCGAACAATCACAACAG CATATTACCGTGGAGCCATGGGGATTTTGTTGGTGTATGATGTTACTGATGAATCATCTTTCAACA ATATTAGGAACTGGATTTGCAATATAGAGCAACATGCTACTGACAATGTCAACAAAGTACTTGTGGGAAACAAGGCAGATATGGATGAAAGTAAAAGG GCTGTGCCTACATCCAATGGTAAAGCTCTTGCAGATGAGTATGGTATCAAGTTCTTTGAAACT agtGCAAAGACAAATTTGAATGTGGATGAGGTTTTCTTTTCAATTGCAAAGGATATCAAGCAAAGGCTTGCAGAAACCGATTCCAAGGCTGAt CCTCAAACAATCAAGGTCAACCAACCAGACCAAGCAGCTCAAACGTCAGGTTGCTGTGGCTGa
- the LOC110619690 gene encoding 2-oxoglutarate dehydrogenase, mitochondrial: MAWFRAGTSVARLAIRRTLSQSGSYTTRTRIIPSQSRYFHTTVFKSKAQTAPVPRPVPLSRLTDSFLDGTSSVYLEELQRAWEADPNSVDESWDNFFRNFVGQAATSPGISGQTIQESMRLLLLVRAYQVNGHMKAKLDPLGLEEREIPEDLDPALYGFTEADLDREFFLGVWRMSGFLSENRPVRTLRSILTRLEQAYCGSIGFEYMHIADHDKCNWLRDKIETPTPMQYNRQRREVILDRLIWSTQFENFLATKWTTAKRFGLEGGETLIPGMKEMFDRAADLGVESIVIGMPHRGRLNVLGNVVRKPLRQIFSEFSGGTKPVDEVGLYTGTGDVKYHLGTSYDRPTRGGKRIHLSLVANPSHLEAVDPVVIGKTRAKQYYSNDEHRTKNMGVLIHGDGSFAGQGVVYETLHLSALPSYTTGGTIHIVVNNQVAFTTDPRAGRSSQYCTDVAKALNAPIFHVNGDDVEAVVHACELAAEWRQTFHSDVVVDLVCYRRFGHNEIDEPSFTQPKMYQVIRNHPSSLEIYQKKLLESSQVGEEDILKIQEKVNKILNEEFLASKDYVPKRRDWLSSHWAGFKSPEQISRIRNTGVKPEILKNVGKAITTFPDNFKPHRAVKKVYEQRAQMIETGEGIDWALAEALAFATLVVEGNHVRLSGQDVERGTFSHRHSVVHDQETGEKYCPLDHVIMNQNEEMFTVSNSSLSEFGVLGFELGYSMENPNSLVIWEAQFGDFANGAQVIFDQFLSSGESKWLRQTGLVVLLPHGYDGQGPEHSSARLERFLQMSDDNPYVIPEMDPTLRKQIQECNWQVVNVTTPANYFHVLRRQLHRGFRKPLVVMAPKNLLRHKDCKSNLSEFDDVQGHPGFDKQGTRFKRLIKDQNDHSDLEKGIRRLVLCSGKVYYELDEERKKNSAQDVAICRVEQLCPFPYDLIQRELKRYPNAEIVWCQEEPMNMGAYSYIAPRLCTAMKELERGSIEDIKYVGRAPSASTATGFYQVHVKEQTELLQKAMQPEPIKYPF; the protein is encoded by the exons ATGGCGTGGTTTAGAGCTGGCACTAGCGTGGCAAGGCTTGCCATTAGAAGGACTTTATCACAGAGTGGATCATACACAACTAGAACACGGATCATTCCTTCTCAAAGTCGATATTTCCATACCACTGTTTTTAAGTCCAAGGCACAAACTGCACCTGTCCCTCGTCCGGTGCCCCTCTCCAGGCTAACTGATAGCTTCTTAGATGGAACCAGTAGTGTTTACTTGGAGGAGTTACAACGAGCTTGGGAAGCTGATCCGAATAGTGTGGACGAGTCGTGGGACAATTTCTTTAGAAATTTTGTCGGTCAGGCAGCCACGTCCCCTGGAATTTCAGGCCAGACAATTCAGGAGAGTATGCGTTTGCTGTTACTTGTGAGGGCTTACCAAGTCAATGGTCACATGAAAGCTAAGTTGGACCCTTTGGGCTTGGAAGAAAGAGAAATTCCAGAGGATTTAGACCCAGCACTTTATGGGTTCACAGAAGCTGACCTTGATAGAGAATTCTTTTTAGGAGTGTGGAGAATGTCTGGGTTTTTGTCTGAAAATCGTCCAGTGCGGACCCTTAGGTCCATATTGACCCGGCTTGAGCAGGCTTATTGTGGGAGCATTGGTTTTGAGTACATGCACATTGCAGATCATGATAAATGTAACTGGTTAAGAGACAAGATTGAAACTCCAACGCCTATGCAGTACAATCGCCAGCGCCGTGAAGTTATTCTTGATAGGCTAATATGGAGTACACAATTTGAGAACTTCTTGGCCACCAAGTGGACAACGGCCAAGCGGTTTGGACTTGAAGGTGGGGAGACCCTTATTCCAGGTATGAAGGAGATGTTTGATAGAGCAGCAGATCTTGGTGTTGAAAGCATAGTTATTGGGATGCCCCATAGAGGAAGATTAAATGTTCTTGGTAATGTTGTTCGGAAGCCACTCCGACAAATATTTAGTGAGTTCAGTGGTGGTACAAAGCCTGTAGATGAAGTTGGTCTCTACACAGGAACTGGTGATGTGAAATATCACTTGGGAACCTCTTATGATCGTCCAACCAGAGGTGGGAAGAGAATCCATCTGTCATTGGTTGCAAATCCTAGTCACTTGGAAGCTGTCGATCCTGTTGTTATTGGGAAAACCAGAGCTAAGCAGTATTACTCCAATGATGAACACAGGACAAAAAACATGGGAGTTTTGATTCATGGTGATGGTAGCTTTGCTGGACAAGGTGTAGTTTATGAAACTCTACATCTTAGTGCACTGCCAAGCTACACTACTGGTGGAACTATACACATTGTGGTGAATAACCAAGTTGCTTTCACTACTGATCCAAGGGCTGGCAGATCTTCACAGTATTGTACAGATGTTGCCAAGGCTTTGAATGCTCCCATTTTCCATGTTAACGGCGATGATGTGGAGGCAGTTGTTCATGCCTGTGAGCTTGCGGCTGAGTGGCGCCAGACTTTCCATTCAGATGTTGTGGTTGATTTGGTGTGTTACCGTCGATTTGGGCATAATGAGATTGATGAGCCATCTTTCACTCAACCCAAAATGTATCAG GTAATTCGAAATCATCCCTCATCTCTTGAGATTTATCAAAAGAAACTTTTAGAATCCAGCCAGGTGGGTGAGGAAGATATTCTGAAGATACAAGAGAAGGTCAATAAGATACTCAATGAAGAATTCTTGGCAAGCAAAGATTATGTTCCTAAAAGAAGAGATTGGCTTTCATCTCATTGGGCTGGGTTTAAGTCACCTGAGCAGATTTCACGTATCCGAAACACTGG GGTGAAACCTGAGATCTTGAAGAATGTTGGTAAGGCAATCACAACTTTTCCAGATAATTTTAAGCCTCACAGAGCTGTAAAGAAGGTTTATGAACAACGTGCACAAATGATTGAAACTGGGGAAGGAATTGACTGGGCACTTGCAGAAGCTCTTGCTTTTGCCACTTTGGTTGTAGAAGGTAATCATGTTAGATTGAGTGGCCAGGACGTTGAAAGAGGTACATTTAGTCACCGACATTCAGTAGTTCATGATCAAGAAACTGGGGAGAAGTATTGCCCTCTGGACCATGTTATCATGAACCAAAACGAGGAGATGTTTACTGTCAGTAACAG TTCTCTTTCAGAGTTTGGCGTTCTTGGATTTGAATTGGGTTACTCGATGGAAAATCCCAATTCATTGGTAATCTGGGAAGCTCAATTTGGTGATTTTGCCAATGGGGCTCAAGTGATATTTGATCAGTTTCTTAGTAGCGGTGAATCAAAGTGGTTACGACAAACTGGGCTTGTTGTGCTTCTTCCTCATGGATATGATGGTCAGGGTCCTGAACATTCAAGTGCACGATTGGAACGCTTCCTTCAG atgAGTGATGACAATCCTTATGTCATTCCTGAAATGGACCCAACTCTTcggaagcaaatccaggaatgTAATTGGCAAGTTGTAAATGTTACAACCCCTGCTAATTACTTCCATGTCTTGCGGCGCCAG CTACACAGGGGATTCCGTAAGCCCCTTGTTGTGATGGCTCCCAAAAACCTCCTCCGTCACAAGGATTGCAAATCAAACCTATCTGAGTTTGATGATGTCCAAGGGCACCCGGGCTTTGACAAACAGGGTACTAGATTTAAGCGTCTCATAAAGGATCAGAATGACCACTCTGATCTTGAAAAGGGTATCAGACGCCTGGTTCTTTGCTCTGGAAAG GTTTATTACGAACTTGATGAAGAGCGCAAAAAGAATAGTGCTCAGGACGTTGCAATATGTAGGGTGGAGCAATTGTGTCCATTCCCATATGATCTCATCCAGCGTGAGCTCAAGAGATATCCAA
- the LOC110618514 gene encoding ras-related protein RABE1a isoform X2 — translation MQEERKCSHVTSAERDKGVPNSLGTIFASLPLSVSLLLGQPNEGIRFVWRITMAAPPARARADYDYLIKLLLIGDSGVGKSCLLLRFSDGSFTTSFITTIGIDFKIRTVELDGKRIKLQIWDTAGQERFRTITTAYYRGAMGILLVYDVTDESSFNNIRNWICNIEQHATDNVNKVLVGNKADMDESKRSAKTNLNVDEVFFSIAKDIKQRLAETDSKADPQTIKVNQPDQAAQTSGCCG, via the exons ATgcaagaagaaagaaaatgtaGCCACGTAACATCCGCGGAGAGAGACAAGGGAGTCCCAAACTCGTTGGGGACAATCTTTgcatctctccctctctctgtctctctcttgCTTGGCCAACCTAACG AGGGAATTCGATTCGTTTGGAGGATAACGATGGCTGCACCACCAGCAAGGGCTCGTGCTGATTACGATTACTTGATTAAGCTTCTCTTGATTGGGGATAGCG GTGTCGGGAAGAGTTGTCTGCTACTGCGTTTCTCTGATGGTTCCTTTACAACCAGTTTCATTACCACTATTGG CATTGACTTTAAAATAAGAACAGTCGAGCTTGATGGAAAACGAATCAAATTGCAAATCTGGGATACGGCAGGTCAGGAGCGTTTTCGAACAATCACAACAG CATATTACCGTGGAGCCATGGGGATTTTGTTGGTGTATGATGTTACTGATGAATCATCTTTCAACA ATATTAGGAACTGGATTTGCAATATAGAGCAACATGCTACTGACAATGTCAACAAAGTACTTGTGGGAAACAAGGCAGATATGGATGAAAGTAAAAGG agtGCAAAGACAAATTTGAATGTGGATGAGGTTTTCTTTTCAATTGCAAAGGATATCAAGCAAAGGCTTGCAGAAACCGATTCCAAGGCTGAt CCTCAAACAATCAAGGTCAACCAACCAGACCAAGCAGCTCAAACGTCAGGTTGCTGTGGCTGa